From Thermodesulfobacteriota bacterium, one genomic window encodes:
- a CDS encoding TIGR03960 family B12-binding radical SAM protein → MMEAARTDHDAVALALPRLRRPSRYLGQERHAVRKDWQAARGRVVLAFPDLYEIGMSHLGLAILYQAVNSQPDLLAERVYAPDLDLEALLRHRGLPLFSLESRRPLADFDLLGVSLPYELSATNILTILDLAGLPRWARDRDDRQPLVVAGGPSAFNPEPVAPFFDAILLGDGEEAIIEMTRLVGEARAAGASRQEILARLAAVEGCYVPAAFAPACGAGGRLQAVRHQGPGPARVRRRILPDLAASPALTRPLVPLARIVHDRLGVEIARGCTRGCRFCQAGIIYRPVRERSPQAILEQARAALAATGFEELALLSLSTGDYACLPGLLTALMREHGPARVSISLPSMRVGTLTPTLMAEIRRVRKTGFTLAPEAGSDRLRQVINKGITEADLVAACQAAFDLGWRQLKLYFMIGLPTETEEDVLAIAQLVRQLSRMGKGRGQVAASVAAFVPKAHTPFQWEPQLSLAESRDRIALIKGAMPARGATLKWHDPAMSLVEGVLARGDRRLAPVIEAVWQDGGRLEAWSEHFSLGRWLAAAERCGVDLADYARERAADEVLPWCHLDPGVETAFLAAERGRARRGEYTPDCRVHGCQGCGVCDFDRLQPVTCPEAAPEPAAVPASRPPAAAGPLWRYRLRYAVQGAASLLGHLELVQAFLRAFRRLRLPLAFSQGFHPAPRVAFSPALSFGVESLAEYLDCDLIEPLAACGQLACALTEELPDGLTVVEVALHPGTSAEPDAACYRIELPRPVPAALLEDFLAQASWPLAVSRKGALRQLDARPLVHAARLATPTSLELVLAAGPGRPTVRPAELLVAALGVTDEELAACRTVKLPLPEPAPQS, encoded by the coding sequence ATGATGGAGGCCGCGCGTACCGATCACGATGCCGTCGCTTTGGCCCTGCCCAGGCTGCGCCGGCCGAGCCGCTATCTGGGCCAGGAGCGCCATGCGGTGCGCAAGGACTGGCAGGCAGCGCGCGGCCGGGTGGTCCTGGCCTTTCCCGACCTCTATGAGATCGGCATGTCCCATCTGGGGCTGGCCATCCTCTACCAGGCGGTCAACAGCCAGCCGGATCTCCTGGCCGAGCGGGTCTACGCGCCGGATCTCGATCTGGAGGCCTTGCTGCGGCACCGGGGCCTGCCGCTCTTTTCTCTGGAGTCCCGCCGCCCGCTCGCCGATTTCGACCTCCTGGGCGTAAGCCTCCCCTACGAGCTGTCCGCCACCAACATCCTCACCATCCTCGACCTGGCTGGGCTGCCCCGCTGGGCCCGGGACCGGGACGACCGCCAGCCGCTGGTGGTGGCCGGCGGCCCCTCTGCCTTCAATCCCGAGCCCGTGGCCCCCTTCTTCGACGCCATCCTTCTGGGGGACGGCGAGGAGGCCATCATCGAGATGACCCGGCTGGTGGGGGAGGCCCGGGCCGCCGGCGCCAGCCGCCAGGAGATCCTGGCCCGGCTGGCCGCGGTGGAGGGCTGCTACGTGCCGGCGGCCTTTGCGCCGGCGTGCGGCGCCGGCGGCCGCCTGCAGGCGGTACGCCACCAGGGTCCGGGACCGGCCCGGGTGCGGCGGCGGATTCTGCCGGATCTGGCCGCCAGTCCAGCCCTGACTCGACCGCTGGTGCCCCTGGCCAGGATCGTCCACGACCGGTTGGGGGTGGAGATTGCCCGGGGCTGTACCCGGGGCTGCCGTTTCTGCCAGGCCGGGATCATCTACCGGCCGGTGCGGGAGCGCTCGCCCCAGGCGATTCTGGAGCAGGCCCGCGCCGCCTTGGCCGCCACCGGCTTCGAGGAACTGGCCCTGCTGTCGCTATCCACCGGGGACTATGCCTGTCTGCCTGGCCTGCTCACCGCCCTGATGCGGGAGCATGGGCCGGCCCGGGTCTCGATCTCGCTGCCGTCCATGCGGGTCGGCACCCTGACACCGACCCTCATGGCGGAGATCCGGCGGGTGCGCAAGACCGGCTTCACCCTGGCCCCCGAGGCCGGCAGCGATCGCCTGCGCCAGGTCATCAACAAGGGCATCACCGAGGCGGATCTCGTCGCGGCCTGCCAGGCGGCCTTTGATCTGGGCTGGCGGCAGCTGAAGCTCTACTTCATGATCGGCCTGCCCACGGAGACCGAAGAGGATGTGCTCGCCATCGCCCAGCTGGTGCGCCAGCTGAGCCGGATGGGCAAGGGCCGGGGCCAGGTCGCCGCCTCGGTGGCGGCCTTTGTGCCCAAGGCCCATACCCCGTTCCAGTGGGAGCCGCAGCTGTCCCTGGCCGAAAGCCGGGATCGCATCGCCCTGATCAAGGGCGCCATGCCCGCACGGGGGGCGACCCTCAAGTGGCACGACCCGGCCATGAGCCTGGTGGAAGGGGTGCTGGCCCGGGGCGACCGGCGGCTGGCGCCGGTCATCGAGGCAGTCTGGCAGGATGGCGGCCGCCTGGAAGCCTGGAGCGAGCATTTTTCCCTTGGCCGCTGGCTGGCAGCGGCCGAGCGCTGCGGCGTCGATCTGGCCGACTATGCCCGGGAGCGGGCGGCGGACGAGGTTCTGCCCTGGTGCCACCTGGATCCTGGCGTCGAAACGGCCTTCCTGGCCGCGGAGCGCGGGCGCGCCCGCCGGGGCGAGTATACCCCGGACTGCCGGGTGCACGGCTGCCAGGGCTGCGGGGTCTGCGATTTCGACCGCCTGCAGCCGGTGACCTGTCCGGAGGCCGCCCCGGAGCCGGCGGCTGTCCCGGCGAGCCGGCCGCCGGCCGCGGCCGGGCCGCTGTGGCGCTACCGGCTGCGCTATGCGGTGCAGGGGGCGGCCAGCCTTTTGGGCCACCTGGAGCTGGTGCAAGCTTTCTTGCGGGCCTTCCGGCGCCTGCGCCTGCCCCTGGCCTTCAGCCAGGGCTTTCATCCGGCGCCCCGGGTGGCCTTCTCGCCGGCCCTGTCCTTCGGCGTCGAGAGCCTGGCGGAATACCTCGACTGCGACCTGATCGAGCCCCTGGCCGCTTGCGGCCAGCTGGCTTGTGCCCTCACCGAAGAGCTGCCGGATGGATTGACCGTGGTGGAGGTGGCCCTCCATCCCGGGACCAGTGCCGAGCCGGATGCCGCCTGCTACCGGATCGAGCTGCCGCGACCTGTGCCAGCCGCCCTCCTGGAGGACTTTCTGGCCCAGGCATCCTGGCCCCTTGCGGTCAGCCGCAAGGGGGCGCTGCGCCAGCTCGACGCCCGGCCCCTGGTCCATGCCGCCCGGCTGGCCACCCCGACCAGCCTGGAGCTGGTCCTGGCCGCAGGCCCCGGCCGGCCGACCGTGCGGCCCGCCGAGCTTCTGGTCGCTGCCCTGGGCGTTACGGACGAGGAGCTGGCGGCCTGCCGCACCGTCAAGCTGCCGCTCCCCGAGCCGGCACCCCAGTCCTGA